In Bartonella bovis 91-4, the following proteins share a genomic window:
- the nuoG gene encoding NADH-quinone oxidoreductase subunit NuoG → MISIKVDGKEIEVPDYYTLLQAAEAAGAEVPRFCFHESLSIAGNCRMCLVEVKGAPPKPQASCAMGVRDLRLGPNGEIPEIFTNSTMVKKAREGVMEFLLINHPLDCPVCDQGGECDLQDQAMFYGRDCSRYSENKRAVEDKYIGPLVKTVMTRCIHCTRCVRFTTEVAGVSELGLIGRGEDAEITTYLEKAMTSELQGNVIDLCPVGALTSKPYAFHARSWELAKTESIDVMDALGSAIRIDSRGREVMRIIPRTNQDINEEWISDKTRFIWDGLRTQRLDKPYVRKKGKLQPASWSEAFASIKTAIFKTPAEKIGAIAGDLASVEEMYALKILLTSLGSKVFDCRQRGMALSPELGRSSYIFNPTIVGIEQADALLIVGSNPRTEAAVLNARILKRQRMGQFPIALIGEQVDLRYPYSYLGAGTEALNALISGENAFFDVLKKAKRPLILIGEGAVSGKEGLSVLKSLAKLSDIVGALNKEWNGFGVLHNAASTVGGLDIGFVSKIGTENIVKTCEVLFLLGADEVELTHKKAFTIYIGSHGDNGAHAADVILPASAYTEKSGLYVNTEGRVQMTNRAGFAPGEAKEDWAILRALSDVLGKKLPFDSLSQLRQNLFNDFPHLCAIDDIAPSCVNDIKVLGSQLIVLSKQTFASIIKDFYLTNPIARSSAVMAECSALAKSCAAGFVE, encoded by the coding sequence ATGATAAGTATCAAAGTTGATGGTAAAGAGATTGAAGTTCCTGACTACTATACATTGCTTCAAGCCGCTGAAGCTGCTGGCGCTGAAGTGCCGCGTTTTTGTTTTCATGAAAGTCTGTCAATCGCTGGGAATTGTCGTATGTGCTTAGTTGAGGTCAAAGGTGCTCCTCCAAAACCTCAAGCTTCTTGTGCGATGGGAGTTCGCGATTTACGATTAGGACCTAATGGTGAAATACCTGAAATATTTACCAATAGCACGATGGTTAAAAAAGCTCGTGAAGGTGTTATGGAGTTTCTCCTCATTAATCATCCGCTAGATTGTCCTGTATGTGATCAAGGTGGGGAATGTGATCTTCAAGATCAGGCAATGTTTTATGGTCGTGATTGTTCTCGTTATTCGGAAAACAAACGTGCTGTAGAAGATAAATATATCGGTCCGCTTGTAAAAACTGTTATGACACGGTGTATTCATTGTACCCGTTGTGTTCGTTTTACAACAGAAGTTGCAGGTGTTTCAGAACTTGGTTTAATTGGTCGTGGTGAAGATGCTGAAATTACAACCTATCTTGAAAAAGCAATGACATCTGAATTGCAGGGGAACGTTATTGATCTTTGTCCGGTGGGTGCTTTAACCTCAAAGCCTTATGCATTTCACGCACGTTCATGGGAATTGGCTAAGACAGAATCAATTGATGTAATGGATGCACTTGGTAGTGCCATTCGAATTGATAGTCGGGGGCGTGAAGTTATGCGAATCATACCACGTACGAATCAGGACATAAATGAGGAATGGATTTCTGATAAGACCCGCTTTATTTGGGATGGATTACGCACTCAGCGACTTGATAAACCATATGTTCGTAAAAAAGGAAAACTTCAACCTGCAAGTTGGTCGGAAGCTTTTGCTAGTATTAAAACAGCAATATTTAAGACTCCAGCAGAAAAAATTGGTGCAATTGCAGGAGATCTAGCGTCTGTTGAAGAAATGTATGCGCTTAAAATATTGCTCACTTCATTGGGGTCAAAGGTATTTGATTGTCGTCAAAGAGGGATGGCATTATCACCTGAATTAGGTCGCTCAAGTTATATTTTTAATCCAACTATTGTGGGTATTGAGCAAGCCGATGCATTGCTCATTGTAGGGTCTAATCCGCGTACTGAAGCTGCTGTTTTAAATGCGCGTATTTTAAAGCGTCAACGGATGGGGCAATTTCCGATTGCATTAATTGGAGAACAAGTTGATTTACGTTATCCATATTCTTATCTTGGAGCTGGTACTGAAGCATTGAATGCACTTATTAGTGGAGAGAATGCGTTTTTTGATGTTCTGAAAAAAGCTAAAAGGCCACTTATTCTTATTGGGGAAGGTGCTGTTTCAGGTAAAGAGGGTTTATCTGTTTTAAAAAGTCTCGCAAAATTATCTGATATTGTTGGTGCTCTTAATAAAGAATGGAATGGTTTTGGTGTTCTTCATAATGCTGCCTCGACTGTTGGGGGGTTAGATATTGGTTTTGTTTCTAAGATTGGAACTGAAAATATTGTTAAAACTTGTGAAGTCTTATTTTTACTTGGTGCCGATGAAGTAGAATTAACTCATAAAAAGGCTTTTACAATTTATATTGGTAGTCATGGTGATAATGGTGCGCATGCTGCTGATGTAATTTTGCCAGCGTCAGCTTATACTGAAAAGTCAGGACTTTACGTTAATACGGAAGGTCGTGTTCAAATGACGAATCGAGCTGGTTTTGCTCCGGGTGAAGCGAAGGAGGATTGGGCAATTTTGCGTGCTTTATCTGATGTTTTAGGAAAAAAGCTTCCTTTTGATTCTTTATCACAATTAAGACAGAATTTATTCAATGATTTTCCACATCTTTGCGCCATTGATGATATAGCTCCTTCATGTGTAAATGATATCAAAGTGCTCGGTTCACAATTAATTGTTCTAAGTAAGCAAACATTTGCTTCTATAATTAAGGACTTCTATTTAACAAATCCAATAGCGCGTTCTTCTGCAGTTATGGCTGAGTGTTCTGCTCTTGCAAAAAGTTGTGCTGCTGGATTTGTAGAGTAA
- the nuoH gene encoding NADH-quinone oxidoreductase subunit NuoH → MYDFFMTWLLPLLIIVGKTLFLLVVLLVLIAYLLYADRKIWAAVQLRRGPNVVGPWGLLQSFADLIKFAVKEPIIPAGANKGVFLLAPFVSATLALSTWAVVPVNENWEVASINIGLLYILAISSLEVYGVIMGGWASNSKYPFLGALRSAAQMVSYEVSIGFVLVTVVLISGSLDLTTIVREQSRGLGMNLGLPFNSFLDWNWLVLFPVFIIFFISALAETNRPPFDLVEAESELVAGHMVEYSSTPYMLFFLGEYVAIVLMCALTTILFLGGWLPPLDVWWLNWVPGVIWFVLKVCFVFFGFAIVKAFVPRYRYDQLMRLGWKVFLPISLAMVVITAAVLKYISFA, encoded by the coding sequence ATGTATGATTTCTTTATGACCTGGCTATTACCATTGCTGATTATAGTAGGCAAAACACTTTTCCTTTTGGTTGTTCTTTTAGTTTTAATTGCCTATCTTCTTTATGCAGATAGAAAAATTTGGGCTGCTGTGCAATTGCGACGGGGGCCGAATGTTGTTGGCCCATGGGGGTTATTACAATCTTTTGCGGATTTAATTAAATTTGCTGTTAAAGAACCTATTATTCCTGCTGGTGCTAATAAAGGTGTTTTCCTTTTAGCTCCTTTTGTTTCTGCTACGCTTGCATTGTCAACTTGGGCTGTTGTGCCAGTTAATGAAAATTGGGAAGTTGCTAGTATCAATATTGGTTTGCTTTATATTTTAGCTATTTCATCTCTTGAAGTTTATGGCGTTATCATGGGGGGGTGGGCGTCAAATTCAAAATATCCTTTTCTAGGAGCTCTTCGTTCAGCGGCACAAATGGTTTCTTATGAGGTTTCAATTGGATTTGTTCTTGTAACTGTTGTTTTGATAAGTGGTTCATTAGACCTTACAACAATTGTTCGTGAACAAAGTAGGGGACTCGGAATGAATCTTGGTCTACCTTTTAACAGTTTTCTTGACTGGAATTGGTTAGTTCTTTTTCCAGTGTTTATTATATTTTTTATTTCTGCACTTGCTGAAACAAATCGTCCTCCCTTTGATTTAGTTGAAGCAGAATCTGAGCTTGTTGCTGGTCATATGGTAGAGTATTCCTCAACTCCTTATATGCTTTTTTTTCTTGGTGAATATGTTGCTATTGTTTTAATGTGTGCATTAACAACCATTTTATTTTTAGGTGGTTGGTTACCTCCTTTAGATGTTTGGTGGCTTAATTGGGTTCCAGGTGTTATTTGGTTTGTTTTAAAGGTTTGTTTTGTATTTTTTGGTTTTGCTATAGTTAAAGCATTTGTACCGCGTTATCGTTATGACCAATTAATGCGGCTTGGTTGGAAAGTGTTTCTTCCTATTTCATTGGCAATGGTTGTGATAACTGCTGCTGTTTTAAAATATATTAGTTTTGCTTAA
- the nuoI gene encoding NADH-quinone oxidoreductase subunit NuoI translates to MSGLIQAAKSLLLLEFISAFFLAMRQFFSPKPTINYPYEKGVVSPRFRGEHALRRYPNGEERCIACKLCEAICPAQAITIEAGPRCNDGTRRTIRYDIDMVKCIYCGFCQEACPVDAIVEGPNFEFATEMREELYYDKEKLLSNGDRWEREIARNILMDAPYR, encoded by the coding sequence ATGTCAGGTCTTATTCAAGCGGCAAAATCACTGCTTCTATTAGAATTTATAAGTGCCTTTTTTTTGGCGATGCGTCAGTTTTTTTCGCCAAAACCTACAATTAATTACCCTTATGAAAAAGGTGTTGTTTCTCCACGTTTTCGTGGTGAACATGCTTTACGTCGTTATCCAAATGGTGAAGAACGGTGTATCGCATGTAAATTATGTGAAGCAATTTGTCCTGCACAAGCTATTACAATTGAGGCGGGACCACGCTGCAATGATGGTACACGTAGAACTATTCGTTATGATATTGATATGGTTAAGTGTATTTATTGTGGTTTTTGTCAGGAAGCTTGTCCAGTTGATGCTATTGTGGAGGGGCCAAATTTTGAGTTTGCAACAGAAATGCGTGAAGAACTTTATTATGATAAAGAAAAGCTTTTAAGTAATGGAGATCGTTGGGAAAGAGAAATTGCTCGTAATATATTGATGGATGCGCCTTATCGTTAA
- a CDS encoding NADH-quinone oxidoreductase subunit J, translating to MLTGSAAVFFYIFSFIMLVSAVTVVAARNPVHSVLFLILAFFNAAALFVLLGAEFLGLILLVVYVGAVAVLFLFVVMMLDVDFAELKSGVLRYIPIGAFIGVIIVVELISVFISSHFSPTLRSYVTQPMPDLTRRTNTQALGDVLYTDYIFYFQIAGMILLVAMIGAIVLTLRHKSGVKRQSIAVQVARTAKNAIEIKKVESGKGI from the coding sequence ATGCTAACAGGTTCAGCAGCGGTATTTTTCTATATATTTTCTTTTATCATGCTTGTAAGTGCAGTTACTGTTGTTGCTGCACGTAATCCAGTGCATTCAGTGTTGTTTTTAATCTTGGCATTTTTTAATGCAGCGGCTTTGTTTGTGCTTTTAGGGGCCGAATTTTTGGGGCTTATTTTGCTTGTTGTTTATGTTGGTGCTGTAGCAGTTTTATTTTTATTTGTGGTTATGATGCTTGATGTGGACTTTGCTGAATTAAAAAGTGGGGTGCTCCGATATATCCCTATTGGTGCTTTTATTGGTGTTATTATTGTTGTAGAATTAATTTCCGTTTTTATTAGTAGCCATTTTTCTCCGACTTTAAGATCTTATGTTACACAACCAATGCCAGATTTAACGCGGCGAACAAATACGCAAGCGTTAGGAGATGTTCTTTATACAGATTATATTTTCTATTTCCAAATTGCTGGAATGATTTTATTAGTTGCAATGATTGGCGCTATTGTTTTAACACTTCGTCATAAATCTGGTGTAAAACGACAATCAATTGCAGTGCAAGTCGCTAGAACGGCAAAAAATGCAATTGAAATCAAAAAAGTTGAATCAGGTAAGGGTATTTAG
- the nuoK gene encoding NADH-quinone oxidoreductase subunit NuoK, with protein MHIDISHYLTVSAVMFTIGIFGIFLNRKNVIIILMSIELILLSVNLNFVAFSAFLHDLVGQIFALFILTVAAAEAAIGLAILVVFFRNRGSIAVEDVNMMKG; from the coding sequence ATGCATATTGATATTTCTCATTATCTCACTGTTTCTGCGGTAATGTTTACAATTGGCATTTTTGGCATTTTCCTAAATAGGAAAAATGTGATTATTATTCTCATGTCAATTGAACTCATATTACTTTCAGTCAACCTCAATTTTGTTGCGTTTTCAGCATTTCTTCATGATCTGGTTGGTCAAATATTCGCTTTATTTATCTTGACAGTCGCGGCTGCTGAAGCAGCAATTGGTTTAGCAATTCTTGTTGTTTTTTTCCGTAACCGCGGTTCTATCGCAGTTGAAGATGTTAATATGATGAAAGGCTGA
- the nuoL gene encoding NADH-quinone oxidoreductase subunit L — translation MYYAIVFLPLLGFLIAAVGGKTIGSRASEIVTSSFMIIVAALSWIAFLNITIGHTSAVSVPVLHWVTVGNLIFDWALYIDTLTAVMLVVVNSVSALVHVYSIGYMHRDPSKSRFFAYLSLFTFMMLMLVTADNLIQMFFGWEGVGLASYLLIGFWFQRASANKAAMKAFVVNRVGDFGFLLGIFNIFVLFQSVNFAHIFAKAVDVNFVQNATFLGWQLDGQTAVTVTCLLLFIGAMGKSAQFLLHTWLPDAMEGPTPVSALIHAATMVTAGVFMVARMSPIFELSSTASTMIIIVGTMTALFAATVGLVQNDIKRVIAYSTCSQLGYMFVALGVGAYGAAVFHLFTHAFFKALLFLGAGSVIHAVSDEQDMRKMGGLRKHIQATYWMMIIGTISLTGVGIPGTFFGTAGFFSKDAIIESAFASHNIASGYAFWLLVLSALLTSFYSWRLIFMTFHGKPRATVDVMHHVHESPPVMLIPLLVLSVGALFAGIVFQPYFFGNLYDTFWKGALFTNSHNHILHEAHNVLNWVKWLPFTAMVFGFILACLFYIFVPSLPKRLSELMPAFYHFLYNKWYFDELYNFLFVRPALRIGHFLWKVCDGKIIDGLGPNGIAARVVDITNKIVRLQTGYLYHYAFAMLIGVTALITWVMIGGIN, via the coding sequence ATGTATTATGCAATTGTCTTTCTGCCGCTTTTGGGCTTTTTAATTGCTGCTGTCGGCGGAAAAACTATAGGGTCTCGTGCAAGTGAGATTGTCACATCTAGTTTCATGATAATTGTTGCTGCATTATCATGGATAGCTTTTTTAAATATTACTATTGGTCATACTTCAGCAGTTAGTGTGCCGGTCTTACATTGGGTAACTGTTGGTAACTTGATTTTTGATTGGGCCTTATATATTGATACATTAACAGCCGTTATGCTTGTTGTAGTTAACAGTGTTTCAGCATTGGTGCATGTTTATTCAATTGGCTATATGCATCGTGATCCTTCAAAATCCCGTTTTTTTGCCTATCTTTCTTTGTTCACATTTATGATGCTTATGCTGGTGACAGCTGATAACCTAATCCAAATGTTTTTTGGTTGGGAAGGTGTTGGGCTTGCTTCTTATTTACTAATTGGTTTTTGGTTTCAGCGAGCTTCTGCTAACAAAGCAGCAATGAAAGCTTTTGTAGTTAACCGTGTTGGTGATTTTGGGTTTCTTTTAGGTATTTTTAATATTTTTGTTTTGTTTCAGTCAGTTAATTTTGCACATATTTTTGCAAAGGCTGTAGATGTTAACTTTGTACAAAATGCAACATTTTTAGGTTGGCAGCTTGATGGACAAACAGCAGTTACCGTAACGTGCCTTCTTTTGTTTATCGGTGCCATGGGTAAATCAGCACAATTTCTTCTGCATACATGGCTTCCTGATGCAATGGAAGGACCAACACCTGTGTCTGCTCTCATTCACGCAGCAACAATGGTGACTGCTGGCGTTTTTATGGTTGCACGTATGTCGCCAATTTTTGAACTTTCTTCAACAGCTTCTACCATGATTATTATTGTTGGAACAATGACTGCACTTTTTGCGGCCACTGTGGGGCTTGTGCAAAATGATATAAAGCGCGTTATTGCTTATTCAACATGTTCACAGCTTGGTTATATGTTTGTTGCTTTAGGTGTTGGAGCTTATGGAGCAGCTGTTTTTCATCTCTTTACACACGCTTTTTTTAAAGCTTTATTGTTTCTCGGTGCGGGTTCTGTAATTCACGCAGTATCTGATGAACAAGATATGCGAAAAATGGGGGGATTGCGCAAACATATACAAGCAACTTATTGGATGATGATTATAGGAACTATTTCATTAACAGGTGTTGGAATACCAGGCACATTTTTTGGTACAGCAGGTTTTTTCTCAAAAGATGCAATTATCGAATCCGCTTTTGCATCACATAATATTGCCTCAGGATATGCTTTTTGGCTTCTCGTTTTGTCTGCTTTATTAACAAGTTTTTATTCATGGCGACTTATATTTATGACATTTCATGGTAAGCCACGTGCAACTGTTGATGTTATGCATCATGTTCATGAATCACCTCCGGTTATGTTGATTCCTCTGCTTGTTTTGTCTGTTGGAGCGCTATTTGCAGGTATAGTTTTTCAGCCTTACTTTTTTGGTAATTTGTATGATACTTTTTGGAAAGGCGCGTTGTTTACAAATAGCCATAACCATATTCTTCATGAAGCGCACAATGTGCTAAATTGGGTAAAATGGTTACCATTTACAGCAATGGTTTTTGGATTTATTTTAGCTTGCCTATTCTATATTTTTGTTCCATCACTTCCTAAGAGACTTTCTGAGTTGATGCCTGCATTCTACCATTTCCTTTACAATAAATGGTATTTTGATGAACTTTATAATTTTTTATTTGTCCGTCCTGCTTTAAGAATTGGTCACTTTCTTTGGAAGGTATGTGATGGTAAAATTATTGATGGCTTGGGTCCAAATGGTATTGCTGCACGTGTTGTTGATATTACAAACAAAATTGTCCGACTGCAGACGGGGTATCTTTATCATTATGCGTTTGCGATGCTTATTGGTGTCACAGCGTTAATCACGTGGGTAATGATCGGGGGAATAAATTGA
- a CDS encoding NADH-quinone oxidoreductase subunit M, whose translation MNDWPILSTVTFLPLVGVFLILLIKDDTEAEKHNIRNVAFFTSVFVFIISLIIWMGFDNTNSNFQMIEKFDWLDGGISYHMGVDGISILFVVLSAFLFPFCILASWENIKDRLKAYMIAFLLLEVAIIGVFCALDAILFYIFFEGSLIPMFIIIGVWGGAHRVYASMKFFLYTLLGSVLMLVAIMAMYWEAGTLDIPTLLTYQFSAHMQMWLWLAFFASFAVKMPMWPVHTWLPDAHVEAPTAGSVILAGVLLKLGGYGFLRFSLPMFPIASADFAPLVFVLSLIAIIYTSLVALVQNDIKKLIAYSSVAHMGYVTMGIFAINEQGIQGAIYQMLSHGIVSAALFLCVGVIYDRLHTREISAFGGLVNNMPKYAVVFLVFTMANVGLPGSSGFLGEFLTLIGVFQINKLVAIFATTGVILSAAYALYLYRRMIFGPLDKEGLKVLRDLSLREKIILYPMVILTIFFGVYPMPILKTTAFTVETLINQLH comes from the coding sequence ATGAACGACTGGCCTATTCTCTCTACAGTTACATTTTTACCGCTTGTTGGTGTATTTTTGATTTTATTAATCAAAGATGATACTGAGGCTGAAAAACATAATATACGTAATGTAGCATTTTTTACATCTGTCTTTGTCTTTATTATCTCTTTAATTATCTGGATGGGATTTGATAATACAAATTCCAACTTCCAGATGATCGAGAAATTCGATTGGTTAGATGGTGGCATTAGTTATCATATGGGTGTTGATGGCATTTCTATCCTTTTTGTCGTCCTTTCAGCTTTTTTATTTCCGTTCTGCATTTTGGCAAGTTGGGAGAATATTAAAGACAGATTAAAAGCTTATATGATTGCTTTTCTTCTCCTTGAAGTTGCAATTATCGGAGTCTTCTGTGCTCTTGACGCAATATTATTTTATATTTTTTTTGAGGGTAGTCTCATTCCAATGTTTATTATTATTGGTGTTTGGGGTGGGGCGCACCGTGTTTATGCGAGTATGAAGTTTTTCCTATATACTTTGCTTGGTTCGGTGCTCATGTTAGTTGCTATTATGGCTATGTATTGGGAGGCGGGAACACTTGATATACCAACTTTATTGACCTATCAATTTTCTGCACATATGCAAATGTGGTTATGGCTTGCATTTTTTGCTTCTTTTGCAGTTAAAATGCCAATGTGGCCGGTCCACACATGGTTACCTGATGCGCACGTAGAAGCACCAACAGCAGGCTCTGTTATTTTGGCTGGAGTATTGCTCAAATTGGGTGGTTATGGTTTTCTCCGTTTTTCTTTACCAATGTTTCCTATTGCTTCAGCTGATTTTGCTCCTTTAGTTTTTGTATTATCGCTGATTGCAATTATTTATACATCGTTGGTTGCACTTGTTCAAAATGATATAAAAAAGCTTATTGCCTATTCGTCAGTCGCTCATATGGGTTACGTAACAATGGGCATTTTTGCTATTAACGAGCAAGGTATTCAAGGTGCTATTTACCAGATGTTATCACATGGGATTGTTTCTGCAGCTTTGTTTCTTTGTGTTGGAGTTATATATGATCGTTTACACACGCGTGAAATTTCGGCTTTTGGTGGTTTAGTAAATAATATGCCAAAATATGCGGTTGTATTTTTGGTCTTTACTATGGCGAATGTCGGTTTACCTGGAAGTTCAGGTTTTTTAGGTGAATTTTTAACTCTAATAGGTGTTTTTCAAATTAATAAACTAGTTGCAATTTTTGCTACAACGGGTGTTATTTTATCTGCCGCTTATGCACTTTATCTTTATCGACGTATGATTTTTGGTCCCTTAGATAAGGAAGGTTTGAAAGTGCTCCGTGATCTCTCTCTAAGAGAAAAAATTATCCTTTATCCAATGGTTATTCTTACAATATTTTTTGGTGTTTACCCAATGCCGATTCTTAAAACAACGGCGTTTACAGTAGAAACCCTTATTAACCAGCTGCACTAA
- the nuoN gene encoding NADH-quinone oxidoreductase subunit NuoN: MQTDIITQLILIFPEILIALGGIVLLLIGVYSGARSYLTITGLAIALLVATITIMVIFPQNGLFYTNTLIIDSFSRYMKVLTLVGALFALIMFVGFACSQKFDIFEFPVLVLFATLGMMLMISAGNILSLYMGLELQSLALYVLAAINRDNIKSSEAGIKYFVLGALSSGFLLYGISLLYGFTAQIGFREIAFALNNEVLQLGVVLGIVFILAGLAFKISAVPFHMWTPDVYEGAPTPITAFFACAPKIAAMALIIRIIVVTFIPLGSLDSSMPAWQQILIFMAIASMVLGAFAAIGQSNIKRLMAYSSISHMGYALVGLAAGSMLGVKGVILYMTIYLGMTLGSFAFIIGMRTSDGNVENIYDLAGLVKTNPFMAIMMTIQLFSLASIPPMAGFFGKWYTFSAAVHAGLTPLAVIGMVASVIGAFYYLRIIKIMWFDTAKTSFIVLSNELKLCLGLSTLFILFYVFFGIWFAEFAEKAATSLF, encoded by the coding sequence ATGCAAACTGATATAATAACTCAATTAATATTAATTTTTCCAGAAATTCTAATAGCACTGGGAGGCATAGTACTCCTTTTAATTGGTGTTTATTCCGGTGCACGTTCATATTTAACTATTACTGGTTTAGCAATTGCCCTACTTGTTGCAACTATTACTATTATGGTCATCTTTCCGCAAAATGGCCTTTTCTATACCAACACGCTCATTATTGATTCCTTTAGCCGCTATATGAAAGTGTTGACTCTTGTCGGTGCACTCTTTGCTCTCATTATGTTTGTTGGTTTTGCTTGTTCTCAGAAATTTGATATATTTGAATTTCCCGTATTAGTCCTTTTTGCGACTTTGGGTATGATGTTAATGATTTCAGCTGGGAATATACTGTCACTTTACATGGGGTTAGAATTACAATCTTTAGCTCTATATGTTCTCGCTGCAATTAATCGTGACAATATAAAGTCTTCTGAAGCTGGTATAAAATATTTTGTTTTAGGTGCGTTATCCTCAGGTTTTTTACTTTATGGTATTTCATTACTTTATGGTTTTACTGCTCAAATTGGTTTTCGCGAAATTGCTTTTGCTTTAAATAATGAAGTTTTACAATTGGGTGTTGTTTTAGGCATTGTTTTTATTCTAGCTGGTTTGGCTTTCAAGATTTCTGCAGTTCCATTTCACATGTGGACACCTGATGTTTATGAAGGAGCACCAACACCTATTACAGCATTTTTTGCTTGTGCTCCTAAAATTGCAGCAATGGCATTAATTATTCGTATCATTGTTGTTACTTTTATTCCATTAGGAAGTCTTGATAGTTCTATGCCTGCATGGCAGCAGATTTTAATATTCATGGCAATTGCGTCAATGGTATTGGGCGCATTTGCAGCAATTGGCCAGAGTAACATTAAGCGTTTAATGGCTTACTCATCCATCAGTCATATGGGGTATGCACTTGTTGGTCTAGCTGCTGGAAGTATGCTTGGGGTGAAAGGTGTTATTCTCTATATGACCATTTATCTTGGTATGACTCTTGGTTCATTTGCTTTTATTATTGGAATGCGGACCAGTGACGGAAATGTTGAAAATATTTATGACCTTGCAGGGTTGGTAAAAACTAATCCATTTATGGCTATTATGATGACGATACAGCTTTTTTCTTTAGCAAGTATACCTCCTATGGCCGGTTTTTTTGGTAAATGGTATACATTTTCTGCAGCTGTTCATGCAGGTCTTACCCCACTTGCCGTCATCGGTATGGTGGCTTCTGTTATTGGTGCATTTTACTATTTACGGATTATTAAAATTATGTGGTTTGACACTGCAAAAACTAGTTTCATTGTTTTATCAAACGAACTTAAGCTTTGTCTTGGGCTTTCTACATTATTCATTTTATTTTATGTATTTTTTGGAATTTGGTTTGCTGAATTTGCAGAAAAAGCAGCAACATCATTATTTTAA
- a CDS encoding biotin--[acetyl-CoA-carboxylase] ligase, which produces MSMVYALSDFALKQGYVLESYESVDSTNLIAQQKAGAGHCGYLWVVAEEQTQGRARRGRTWYSPKGNLYSSLLLVDEIVCQTAAQLGFVTGISMTEAIKHFIKDRESNIVSLKWPNDILLKGIKSSGILLELFTLTPQKYALVIGIGMNVKHHFKGAPYLTSSIKNIGLDIDKEELFMVLTRCFAENYLLWKQSGGCDIIRKKWLSYSAHLGQPIKIVNGKKLTEGIFDGLDHDFSCIVKQKDGQKAIITAGDVYFGLAASANTNHY; this is translated from the coding sequence ATAAGCATGGTTTATGCATTATCAGATTTTGCCTTAAAACAAGGGTATGTTCTTGAATCATATGAAAGTGTAGATTCCACAAATCTTATTGCACAACAAAAAGCAGGTGCTGGTCATTGTGGTTATCTTTGGGTTGTTGCAGAAGAACAAACGCAAGGAAGAGCAAGAAGAGGTAGGACATGGTATAGCCCGAAAGGGAATCTGTATTCCAGCCTTCTGTTAGTCGATGAGATTGTCTGCCAAACTGCTGCTCAACTTGGTTTTGTTACTGGAATAAGTATGACAGAAGCCATAAAACATTTTATAAAAGATAGAGAAAGTAATATTGTTAGTTTAAAATGGCCAAATGATATTTTACTAAAAGGAATTAAAAGCTCTGGAATCTTACTTGAGCTCTTTACATTAACCCCACAAAAATATGCATTGGTTATTGGTATTGGCATGAATGTAAAACATCATTTTAAAGGTGCACCCTATTTAACATCAAGTATAAAGAATATTGGATTAGATATTGATAAAGAAGAATTATTTATGGTTCTAACAAGATGTTTTGCTGAAAATTATCTCCTTTGGAAACAGTCAGGAGGTTGTGATATAATCCGCAAAAAATGGCTTTCATATTCAGCTCATCTTGGACAACCTATCAAAATAGTCAATGGTAAAAAGCTTACCGAAGGTATTTTTGATGGTCTTGATCATGATTTCAGCTGCATTGTCAAACAAAAAGATGGTCAGAAAGCAATTATAACAGCTGGAGATGTTTATTTTGGTTTGGCTGCTTCTGCTAATACAAATCATTATTAA